The Kluyvera intermedia genome window below encodes:
- a CDS encoding DUF6622 family protein translates to MDVELFLRGTPVWVWILLAFLIRRGFAALYDREMKIGRLFFLPILFLVWGAYGVIVETELTGISLTMMAIGLLTGTALGFTLWRSLPPLKNSDNPGMIIRAGTPLTLALIVIAFCAKFILTSTLYLHPVLSSSAGFTMLFGYVTGLIDGVFWGGTLRLFIPWYRNNN, encoded by the coding sequence ATGGATGTAGAACTCTTTCTCAGAGGTACACCCGTATGGGTATGGATTCTACTGGCTTTTTTAATTCGACGTGGTTTTGCTGCTCTTTATGACCGGGAAATGAAAATCGGGAGGCTTTTTTTTCTCCCGATACTTTTTCTTGTATGGGGAGCATATGGTGTTATCGTTGAGACTGAATTGACTGGCATAAGCCTTACAATGATGGCAATAGGACTTTTAACAGGAACTGCTCTTGGATTCACATTGTGGCGCTCACTGCCACCGCTTAAAAATTCTGATAATCCAGGCATGATTATTAGGGCTGGGACACCCTTGACCCTAGCGCTAATTGTAATTGCTTTTTGTGCTAAATTTATCCTTACATCAACCCTATACCTGCATCCAGTATTAAGTTCATCCGCAGGTTTTACTATGTTGTTTGGCTATGTTACAGGGCTTATTGATGGCGTATTCTGGGGGGGAACCCTAAGACTCTTCATACCCTGGTACAGAAACAATAATTAA
- a CDS encoding helix-turn-helix domain-containing protein — translation MMTVAEKVKIYRLRKAWSQEQLAEVASLSVRTVQRTEKGQKPSLETLSAIASAFEVNVSELSEHTYVTNQALDERICEAKIQVEQETRFYRILVTAILICTALMIINYLFTPQSYWSVVVAVIWGGLVIFRGVRVFVMRGKIVVWQKRRLQKLLRSGNKRAENKKN, via the coding sequence ATGATGACTGTCGCTGAAAAAGTGAAAATATACCGTCTGAGAAAAGCCTGGTCACAGGAACAACTGGCTGAAGTCGCCTCTCTTTCTGTAAGGACTGTGCAGAGGACTGAGAAAGGCCAGAAACCGAGTCTGGAAACACTCAGTGCGATTGCTTCAGCCTTTGAGGTAAATGTTTCTGAACTCTCGGAACATACTTATGTTACCAACCAGGCTCTTGATGAACGTATATGCGAAGCCAAAATTCAGGTAGAGCAGGAAACCCGGTTTTATAGGATTCTAGTTACTGCAATTTTGATATGCACCGCTTTAATGATTATCAACTATCTATTCACACCCCAAAGTTACTGGTCCGTTGTAGTAGCAGTTATATGGGGAGGGCTCGTCATATTTAGGGGAGTAAGAGTTTTCGTTATGCGCGGGAAAATAGTCGTATGGCAAAAACGTAGATTGCAGAAACTTCTTCGGTCAGGAAATAAGAGAGCGGAAAACAAAAAAAACTGA
- the icd gene encoding NADP-dependent isocitrate dehydrogenase, with amino-acid sequence MESKVVVPAEGQKITLKDGKLNVPHNPIIPFIEGDGIGIDVTPAMLKVVDAAVEKAYKGERKISWMEIYTGEKSTQLYGQDVWLPAETLDLIRDYRVAIKGPLTTPVGGGIRSLNVALRQELDLYVCLRPVRYYQGTPSPVKHPELTDMVIFRENSEDIYAGIEWKADSAEAEKVIKFLRDEMGVKKIRFPEHCGIGIKPCSEEGTKRLVRAAIEYVITNDRDSLTLVHKGNIMKFTEGAFKDWGYQLIRDEFGGELIDGGPWQKIKNPNTGKEIIIKDVIADAFLQQILLRPAEYDVIACMNLNGDYISDALAAQVGGIGIAPGANIGDECALFEATHGTAPKYAGQDKVNPGSIILSAEMMLRHMEWFEAADLIVKGTEGAIAAKTVTYDFERLMEGAKLLKCSEFGDAIIKNM; translated from the coding sequence ATGGAAAGCAAAGTAGTTGTTCCGGCGGAAGGTCAAAAAATCACCCTGAAAGACGGCAAGCTGAACGTGCCACACAATCCGATTATCCCATTTATTGAAGGCGACGGTATCGGCATTGACGTGACTCCGGCAATGCTTAAAGTGGTTGATGCCGCTGTTGAAAAAGCCTACAAAGGCGAGCGTAAAATTTCCTGGATGGAAATTTACACCGGGGAAAAATCTACCCAACTCTACGGCCAGGACGTCTGGCTGCCAGCCGAAACGCTGGATCTCATCCGCGATTACCGCGTTGCAATCAAAGGCCCTCTGACCACGCCAGTTGGCGGCGGTATCCGTTCCCTGAACGTTGCACTGCGTCAGGAACTGGATCTGTATGTTTGCCTGCGCCCGGTTCGTTACTATCAGGGCACCCCAAGCCCAGTTAAACACCCAGAACTGACCGATATGGTTATCTTCCGTGAGAACTCAGAAGATATCTATGCGGGCATCGAGTGGAAAGCAGACTCTGCTGAAGCTGAGAAAGTGATCAAATTCCTACGTGATGAAATGGGCGTGAAGAAAATTCGCTTCCCAGAGCATTGCGGTATCGGCATCAAGCCGTGTTCAGAAGAAGGGACCAAACGTCTGGTACGTGCGGCAATCGAATATGTCATCACCAATGACCGCGATTCTCTGACTCTGGTTCACAAAGGCAACATCATGAAGTTCACCGAAGGCGCGTTCAAAGACTGGGGTTACCAGTTGATTCGCGACGAATTCGGTGGCGAGCTGATTGATGGCGGCCCATGGCAGAAAATTAAGAACCCGAACACCGGTAAAGAGATCATCATTAAAGATGTGATCGCCGATGCGTTCTTGCAGCAAATCCTGCTGCGTCCTGCTGAGTACGACGTTATCGCCTGTATGAACCTCAATGGCGACTACATTTCTGATGCGCTGGCTGCTCAGGTTGGTGGTATCGGTATCGCCCCAGGCGCGAACATCGGTGACGAATGTGCACTGTTTGAAGCGACCCACGGTACGGCACCTAAGTACGCAGGTCAGGATAAAGTGAACCCAGGTTCTATCATCCTGTCCGCAGAGATGATGCTCCGCCATATGGAATGGTTCGAAGCCGCTGACCTGATTGTCAAAGGCACCGAAGGCGCAATCGCCGCGAAGACCGTGACCTATGACTTCGAACGTCTAATGGAAGGCGCTAAGCTGCTGAAATGTTCAGAGTTTGGTGACGCGATCATCAAAAACATGTAA
- the rluE gene encoding 23S rRNA pseudouridine(2457) synthase RluE encodes MRESIKPENTMIKTSFRKNQLERFSSRQATKQRKDNQPKRVILFNKPYDVLPQFTDEAGRSTLKDFIPVQNVYAAGRLDRDSEGLLVLTNDGALQARLTQPGKRTGKIYYVQVEGQPTDDAMEALRLGVTLNDGPTLPAGIECVDEPEWLWPRNPPIRERKAIPTAWLKVTLYEGRNRQVRRMTAHVGYPTLRLIRYSMGDYTLDNLPNGQWRDA; translated from the coding sequence ATGCGCGAATCTATAAAGCCTGAAAATACTATGATTAAGACTTCATTTAGAAAAAACCAGCTTGAGCGATTCAGCTCACGACAAGCAACCAAACAACGTAAAGATAACCAACCAAAACGCGTTATCTTGTTCAATAAACCCTATGATGTTTTGCCGCAATTTACTGATGAAGCGGGTCGAAGCACCCTAAAAGATTTTATTCCCGTACAGAATGTATACGCTGCCGGACGCCTTGACCGAGATAGCGAAGGTCTGTTGGTGTTAACAAATGACGGTGCGTTACAAGCCAGGCTCACTCAGCCAGGTAAGCGTACGGGAAAAATCTATTATGTGCAGGTTGAGGGGCAACCGACGGATGACGCGATGGAAGCACTTCGCCTCGGTGTAACGCTAAACGATGGTCCTACATTACCCGCCGGTATTGAGTGTGTTGATGAACCGGAATGGTTATGGCCGCGTAATCCACCGATTCGCGAGCGAAAAGCCATCCCAACCGCCTGGCTAAAAGTGACTTTATATGAGGGGCGAAACCGGCAAGTCAGAAGGATGACCGCGCATGTTGGCTATCCGACGCTACGGTTAATCCGTTACTCAATGGGGGATTACACGCTAGATAATCTGCCAAATGGACAATGGCGAGATGCCTGA
- the csgG gene encoding curli production assembly/transport protein CsgG, with product MKKITGVVAILISLFMLTGCITSAPKEAAKPTLLPRSQSYQDLTHLPPPVGKLFVSVYNIQDETGQFKPYPASNFSTSVPQSATAMLVSALKDSNWFTPLERQGLQNLLNERKIIRAAQENGTVSDNNRGPLPSLVAANILIEGSIIGYESNVKSGGAGARYFGIGASTQYQLDQIAVNLRVVNVSTGEVLSSVNTSKTILSYEFQAGVFRYIDYQRLLEGEIGYTVNEPVMLCLMSAIETGVIYLVNDGISRNLWQLKNASDVNSPVLEKYKSIIVPDIS from the coding sequence ATGAAAAAGATAACTGGCGTAGTGGCTATTCTTATTAGCCTGTTCATGCTGACAGGTTGCATTACCTCTGCACCCAAAGAAGCGGCAAAACCAACGTTGTTGCCGCGTTCGCAGAGCTATCAGGATCTAACGCATCTGCCACCACCGGTGGGGAAACTGTTTGTCTCGGTCTACAACATTCAGGATGAAACCGGGCAGTTCAAGCCCTATCCTGCCAGTAACTTTTCAACGTCAGTACCGCAAAGTGCCACGGCTATGTTGGTTTCCGCTTTGAAAGATTCAAACTGGTTCACGCCGTTAGAACGCCAGGGTCTGCAAAATCTGCTTAACGAACGCAAAATTATCCGCGCCGCGCAGGAAAATGGCACGGTCTCGGACAATAACCGTGGGCCGCTCCCTTCACTTGTCGCGGCGAATATTCTGATTGAAGGGTCGATAATCGGTTATGAGAGCAATGTGAAATCCGGTGGGGCAGGGGCGCGGTACTTTGGTATCGGGGCCAGCACGCAATACCAACTCGATCAGATTGCGGTTAACTTACGTGTGGTCAATGTTAGCACCGGTGAAGTGCTATCCTCGGTTAATACCAGCAAAACGATTCTCTCTTATGAATTCCAGGCAGGGGTATTCCGCTACATTGATTACCAGCGCCTGCTGGAAGGGGAAATTGGCTACACGGTGAATGAACCGGTGATGCTGTGCCTGATGTCGGCTATTGAAACCGGCGTTATCTACCTGGTAAACGATGGGATCTCGCGCAATCTGTGGCAGCTTAAAAACGCCTCCGACGTCAACTCACCGGTACTGGAAAAATATAAGAGCATCATTGTCCCAGATATCTCTTAA
- the csgF gene encoding curli production assembly/transport protein CsgF translates to MKVLSLILGMSLLSTAAQAGNMTFQFVNPNFGGNPNNGSFLLSQANAQNSYKDPDAYDWNSTSSTPSALDNFTSAIQSQLLGNLMGNISTGKPGRLVTKDFIVDIKNTDGQLMMNILDRTTGKSSTIQVDGLSSISSN, encoded by the coding sequence ATGAAAGTGCTTTCTTTGATTCTTGGTATGAGTTTGTTGTCTACCGCTGCCCAGGCAGGGAACATGACCTTCCAGTTTGTTAACCCTAACTTTGGCGGCAACCCCAATAACGGTTCTTTTTTACTGTCGCAGGCTAATGCGCAAAATTCCTATAAAGACCCAGATGCTTATGACTGGAATAGTACGTCTTCGACACCCTCGGCGCTGGATAACTTTACCTCTGCTATTCAATCCCAACTACTTGGAAACTTAATGGGGAATATCTCAACCGGGAAACCAGGGCGTCTCGTTACCAAAGATTTTATTGTGGATATCAAAAATACTGATGGGCAGCTCATGATGAATATTCTTGACCGCACCACAGGGAAATCGTCGACCATCCAGGTGGATGGACTCAGTAGTATTTCATCGAATTAA
- the csgE gene encoding curli production assembly/transport protein CsgE yields MKHHLCIIVSVMMLLVSHTSISAEIEVPGLVTDNTITRIGHDFYREFTDHWEEEYPGSITINERPSARWGSWIIIKVDQDLLYQTFLYPNKRDFDKQVNIALASVYESLQKRAINKALLNTGDLTHDEF; encoded by the coding sequence ATGAAACATCACCTCTGTATAATAGTTTCAGTCATGATGCTATTGGTTTCGCACACCAGTATTTCTGCTGAAATTGAAGTGCCAGGACTCGTGACGGATAACACGATTACCCGTATTGGTCATGATTTCTATCGTGAATTTACTGACCATTGGGAAGAAGAGTACCCTGGCTCAATTACGATTAATGAACGTCCCAGCGCCCGTTGGGGTAGTTGGATCATTATAAAGGTTGATCAGGATTTATTGTATCAGACTTTTTTATACCCCAATAAAAGGGACTTCGATAAACAAGTGAATATCGCTTTGGCCTCAGTGTATGAATCTTTGCAAAAAAGAGCCATCAACAAAGCGTTATTAAATACTGGTGATTTAACCCACGACGAATTCTAG
- the csgD gene encoding biofilm master transcriptional regulator CsgD: MPTDKDPVNNDILLLITRPSLQATALVHQLKNALAINVKIQNIQKMLEPVESERILALVDLSEFEKKRTLQWQNELRRLHGKVKVLLFNVPEDYSFREVELWTDISAVFNLSVDEHTLIEGIRNVLKGGCHFPHDLTSYLINQSGNYRYHDDTSGLTQREKDILNKLRIGASNVEIARLLFISENTVKTHLYNLFRKIEVKNRTQAVTWANENLRR; this comes from the coding sequence ATGCCGACAGATAAAGATCCGGTAAATAATGATATTTTACTGTTAATAACAAGGCCTTCGTTACAAGCGACCGCGCTTGTTCATCAACTAAAAAATGCACTCGCGATTAACGTTAAGATACAGAATATTCAAAAAATGCTGGAGCCAGTGGAATCCGAACGCATACTGGCATTGGTTGATTTAAGTGAGTTTGAGAAGAAAAGAACCCTGCAGTGGCAAAATGAACTACGCCGTCTTCATGGTAAAGTGAAGGTTCTGCTGTTTAATGTTCCTGAAGACTACTCTTTCCGCGAAGTAGAACTTTGGACTGATATTAGTGCCGTATTCAACCTTTCGGTTGACGAGCACACATTAATCGAAGGGATTCGAAATGTATTAAAAGGTGGCTGCCACTTCCCTCATGATCTTACTAGCTATCTTATTAATCAGTCTGGAAATTACCGCTATCATGATGATACCAGCGGCCTGACGCAAAGAGAGAAAGATATTCTCAATAAACTCAGGATTGGTGCATCGAATGTTGAAATAGCGCGTTTGCTATTTATTAGCGAAAACACCGTTAAAACCCATTTATATAATCTTTTTAGAAAGATAGAAGTAAAAAACAGGACGCAGGCCGTTACCTGGGCTAACGAAAACCTCAGGCGATAA
- the csgC gene encoding curli assembly chaperone CsgC, translated as MHLLLIAAALSNQLWFETEQHASTLVVSPMATLLDDCHCRLTINVVHQGQSGQSNSSQSGEIMIKGKQPLQLASMTLDIPHGEWTQITVTLSDSKGIILQQSWQTSTPV; from the coding sequence ATGCACCTTCTGCTTATTGCCGCGGCGCTTAGCAACCAGCTCTGGTTTGAAACCGAACAGCACGCAAGCACCCTTGTAGTCAGCCCGATGGCAACGCTTCTTGATGACTGCCACTGTCGGTTGACGATTAACGTCGTGCATCAAGGCCAATCCGGGCAGAGCAATAGTAGCCAGAGCGGCGAAATCATGATCAAAGGAAAGCAACCGCTGCAACTGGCCAGCATGACGCTGGATATCCCCCACGGCGAATGGACACAAATTACCGTGACGCTAAGTGACAGCAAAGGCATTATTTTGCAGCAGAGCTGGCAAACATCGACACCAGTTTGA
- a CDS encoding NUDIX domain-containing protein, with protein sequence MFKPHVTVACLVHAQGKFLVVEETINNKALWNQPAGHLEADETLVQAARRELWEETGIHATPQHFLRLHQWIAPDKTPFLRFLFVIELSEMCATEPHDSDIDRCLWVTAEEILNAKNLRSALVAESIRSYQQDARYPLSLIGEFNWPFTEGVK encoded by the coding sequence ATGTTCAAACCCCATGTCACCGTCGCCTGCCTGGTTCACGCACAAGGCAAATTCCTGGTTGTTGAAGAGACCATTAACAATAAAGCACTGTGGAACCAGCCTGCGGGCCATCTGGAGGCTGATGAAACGCTTGTGCAAGCCGCTCGTCGTGAACTGTGGGAAGAGACCGGAATTCACGCAACGCCACAGCATTTTCTCCGACTCCATCAGTGGATTGCTCCAGACAAAACCCCTTTCCTGCGCTTTCTGTTTGTTATTGAGCTTAGCGAAATGTGCGCCACTGAGCCGCACGACAGCGATATAGACCGCTGCTTGTGGGTCACCGCTGAGGAAATTCTCAACGCGAAGAATCTGCGTTCTGCGCTGGTTGCCGAAAGCATTCGCAGCTATCAGCAAGATGCCCGTTACCCACTGTCGCTTATCGGCGAATTTAACTGGCCGTTTACAGAGGGTGTCAAGTAA
- the mnmA gene encoding tRNA 2-thiouridine(34) synthase MnmA encodes MSESQKKVIVGMSGGVDSSVSAYLLLQQGYKVEGLFMKNWEEDDGEEYCTAAADLADAQAVCDKLGIELHTVNFAAEYWDNVFELFLEEYKAGRTPNPDILCNKEIKFKAFLEFAAEDLGADYIATGHYVRRADVNGKSQLLRGLDGNKDQSYFLYTLGHDQVAQSLFPVGELEKPQVRKIAEELDLITAKKKDSTGICFIGERKFREFLGRYLPAQPGKIITVDGDEIGTHQGLMYHTLGQRKGLGIGGVKEGSEDPWYVVDKDVENNILVVAQGHDHPRLMSVGLIAQQLHWVDRVPVTGTFRCTVKTRYRQTDIPCTVTALDAERIEVRFDEPVAAVTPGQSAVFYNGEICLGGGVIEQRLPLPVA; translated from the coding sequence ATGTCAGAAAGCCAGAAAAAAGTGATCGTCGGCATGTCCGGCGGTGTTGATTCCTCCGTTTCCGCCTACTTGTTGCTGCAACAAGGCTATAAGGTAGAGGGCCTGTTCATGAAGAACTGGGAGGAAGACGATGGCGAGGAATACTGCACTGCTGCGGCCGATCTTGCTGATGCACAAGCGGTATGCGATAAGCTCGGTATTGAGCTGCATACGGTGAACTTCGCCGCTGAATACTGGGATAACGTGTTTGAGCTCTTCTTAGAAGAGTACAAAGCCGGCCGTACGCCGAACCCGGATATCCTGTGCAACAAAGAGATCAAATTTAAAGCCTTCCTTGAGTTTGCTGCCGAAGACCTCGGCGCCGATTATATCGCCACCGGGCACTATGTGCGTCGCGCCGATGTTAACGGTAAGAGCCAGCTCCTGCGTGGTCTCGACGGGAATAAAGATCAGAGTTATTTCCTTTATACGTTGGGTCACGATCAGGTCGCTCAAAGCCTGTTCCCGGTGGGTGAGCTTGAGAAGCCGCAGGTGCGTAAAATCGCCGAAGAGCTGGATCTCATCACCGCGAAGAAAAAAGACTCCACCGGTATCTGTTTTATCGGCGAGCGAAAATTCCGTGAATTCCTTGGCCGTTATCTGCCTGCACAGCCGGGCAAAATCATCACCGTTGACGGTGATGAAATCGGCACCCATCAGGGGTTGATGTACCACACTCTGGGTCAGCGCAAAGGTCTTGGCATCGGCGGTGTCAAAGAAGGAAGTGAAGATCCATGGTACGTGGTGGATAAAGATGTTGAGAACAACATTCTGGTTGTGGCTCAAGGTCACGATCACCCGCGCCTGATGTCGGTTGGGCTGATTGCTCAGCAGTTGCATTGGGTTGACCGCGTACCGGTGACCGGCACTTTCCGCTGCACCGTCAAAACCCGCTATCGCCAGACGGATATCCCTTGCACGGTGACCGCACTGGACGCAGAACGTATTGAGGTTCGCTTTGATGAACCTGTTGCCGCCGTAACCCCAGGGCAGTCCGCCGTATTCTATAACGGTGAAATTTGCCTGGGCGGCGGCGTCATTGAGCAGCGCTTGCCGCTGCCGGTAGCCTAA
- the hflD gene encoding high frequency lysogenization protein HflD yields MAKNYYDITLALAGICQSARLVQQLAHQGHCDSDALHVSLNSVIDLNPDSALGVFGGSEANLRLGLETLLAVLNASSRQGLNAELTRYTLSLMVLQRKLAAAKGAMDTLGNQINGLQRQLDHFDLQSETLLSAMAGIYVDVISPLGPRIQVTGSPAVLQSPQVQAKVRASLLAGIRAAVLWHQVGGGRLQLMFSRNRLTTQAKQILAHLTPEL; encoded by the coding sequence GTGGCGAAGAATTATTATGACATCACCCTGGCGCTGGCTGGCATCTGCCAGTCCGCCCGTCTGGTGCAGCAACTGGCCCATCAAGGCCACTGTGACAGCGACGCGTTACACGTTTCGCTAAACAGCGTTATCGATCTCAACCCAGACTCTGCGCTGGGCGTTTTCGGTGGCAGTGAAGCCAATCTTCGTCTCGGCCTTGAAACTTTGCTTGCCGTGTTGAATGCCAGCAGCCGTCAGGGTCTGAATGCTGAACTCACTCGCTACACGCTGAGTTTAATGGTGCTTCAACGTAAACTTGCCGCCGCCAAAGGGGCGATGGATACGCTCGGGAACCAAATTAATGGCTTACAGCGTCAGCTCGATCATTTTGATTTGCAGTCAGAAACGCTGCTCAGCGCCATGGCGGGAATTTACGTTGATGTAATTAGCCCGCTCGGCCCACGCATTCAGGTCACCGGCTCCCCGGCCGTGCTGCAAAGCCCACAGGTGCAAGCGAAAGTTCGCGCCTCGTTACTGGCAGGTATCCGCGCGGCGGTACTGTGGCACCAGGTGGGTGGTGGTCGTCTGCAGCTGATGTTCTCTCGTAATCGCCTGACCACTCAGGCAAAACAAATTCTTGCTCATTTAACCCCGGAGTTATGA
- the purB gene encoding adenylosuccinate lyase, with amino-acid sequence MELSSLTAVSPVDGRYGDKVSALRGIFSEYGLLKFRVQVEVRWLQKLAAHAAVKEVPAFAADANGYLDSIVANFNEEDAARIKTIERTTNHDVKAVEYFLKEKVASVPELHAVSEFIHFACTSEDINNLSHALMLKTAREEVVLPYWRKVIDAIKDLAVQYRDIPLLSRTHGQPATPSTIGKEMANVAYRMERQFRQLEQVEILGKINGAVGNYNAHIAAYPDVDWHQFSEEFVTSLGIQWNPYTTQIEPHDYIAELFDCIARFNTILIDFDRDVWGYVALNHFKQKTIAGEIGSSTMPHKVNPIDFENSEGNLGLSNALLQHLASKLPVSRWQRDLTDSTVLRNLGVGIGYALIAYQSTLKGVSKLEVNRDRLLDELDHNWEVLAEPIQTVMRRYGIEKPYEKLKELTRGKRVDAEGMKQFIDGLALPEDEKTRLKAMTPANYIGRAITMVDELK; translated from the coding sequence ATGGAATTATCCTCACTGACCGCCGTTTCCCCTGTCGATGGACGCTACGGCGATAAAGTCAGCGCGCTGCGCGGGATTTTCAGCGAATATGGTTTGCTGAAATTCCGTGTACAAGTCGAAGTACGCTGGCTGCAAAAGCTGGCCGCACACGCAGCCGTCAAGGAAGTTCCTGCTTTTGCTGCCGACGCAAACGGTTACCTTGATAGCATCGTGGCTAACTTCAATGAAGAAGATGCTGCCCGAATCAAAACTATCGAGCGCACCACTAACCACGATGTGAAGGCTGTTGAGTATTTCCTGAAAGAAAAAGTCGCATCAGTGCCAGAGCTGCACGCCGTGTCCGAGTTTATCCACTTCGCCTGTACTTCAGAGGACATCAATAACTTGTCCCACGCGCTGATGCTGAAAACCGCTCGCGAGGAAGTGGTACTGCCATACTGGCGTAAAGTTATCGATGCGATTAAAGATTTGGCAGTGCAGTATCGCGATATCCCACTGCTCTCCCGTACCCATGGTCAACCGGCTACGCCGTCAACCATCGGTAAAGAGATGGCAAACGTCGCCTACCGTATGGAACGCCAGTTCCGTCAGTTAGAGCAGGTTGAAATTCTGGGTAAAATCAACGGTGCGGTCGGTAACTATAACGCCCACATCGCCGCTTACCCGGATGTTGACTGGCACCAGTTCAGCGAAGAATTCGTCACCTCTTTGGGCATTCAGTGGAACCCGTACACCACGCAGATCGAGCCGCACGATTATATCGCCGAACTGTTTGACTGCATCGCCCGCTTCAACACCATTCTTATCGACTTCGATCGCGATGTCTGGGGTTATGTTGCACTGAACCACTTCAAACAGAAAACCATTGCCGGTGAAATTGGTTCTTCCACCATGCCGCATAAAGTTAACCCAATCGACTTCGAAAACTCCGAAGGCAACCTGGGACTGTCCAACGCACTTCTGCAGCATCTGGCCAGCAAACTGCCGGTTTCCCGCTGGCAGCGCGACCTGACCGATTCTACCGTCTTGCGTAACCTGGGTGTAGGTATCGGCTATGCGTTGATCGCTTATCAGTCCACCCTGAAAGGTGTGAGTAAACTGGAAGTGAACCGCGATCGTCTACTGGATGAGCTGGACCATAACTGGGAAGTTCTGGCTGAGCCGATTCAAACCGTGATGCGTCGATACGGCATTGAGAAGCCATACGAAAAACTCAAAGAACTGACCCGTGGCAAGCGCGTTGACGCTGAAGGGATGAAGCAGTTTATCGATGGTCTGGCGCTGCCAGAAGACGAGAAAACCCGTCTTAAAGCCATGACGCCAGCTAACTATATTGGTCGTGCTATCACTATGGTTGATGAGTTGAAATAA
- the phoP gene encoding two-component system response regulator PhoP, producing the protein MRVLVVEDNALLRHHLKVQLQDMGHQVDAAEDAKEADYYLGEHVPDIAIVDLGLPDEDGSSLIRRWRSHDISLPILVLTAREGWQDKVEVLSAGADDYVTKPFHIEEVSARMQALMRRNSGHASQIISLPPFQVDLSRRELSINDEVIKLTAFEYTIMETLIRNNGKVVSKDALMLQLYPDAELRESHTIDVLMGRLRKKIQAQYPHDVIITVRGQGYLFELRA; encoded by the coding sequence ATGCGCGTACTCGTCGTAGAGGATAACGCTCTGTTACGTCATCACCTGAAAGTACAGCTCCAGGATATGGGCCATCAGGTAGATGCCGCAGAAGATGCGAAGGAAGCGGATTATTACCTCGGAGAACACGTTCCCGATATCGCTATCGTTGACTTAGGCCTGCCGGATGAAGACGGCTCATCGCTGATTCGTCGCTGGCGTAGCCATGATATTTCACTGCCTATTCTCGTGCTTACCGCACGGGAAGGCTGGCAGGATAAAGTCGAAGTGCTGAGCGCAGGCGCCGACGACTACGTCACCAAACCATTCCATATTGAAGAAGTTTCTGCGCGAATGCAGGCACTGATGCGCCGTAATAGCGGACACGCCTCGCAAATTATCTCCTTACCGCCATTCCAGGTTGACCTCTCACGCCGCGAGCTTTCCATTAATGACGAGGTGATAAAACTCACCGCGTTTGAATACACCATTATGGAAACATTGATTCGTAACAACGGTAAAGTTGTCAGTAAAGATGCGCTGATGTTGCAGTTGTACCCTGATGCCGAATTACGCGAAAGCCATACTATTGATGTTCTGATGGGGCGATTGCGTAAAAAAATTCAGGCTCAATATCCTCACGACGTGATCATTACCGTGCGTGGCCAGGGTTATTTATTTGAATTGCGCGCATGA